GCATGCTGATGGATCATCACGTAAGTACCCGGCAATTCTTCCTTCATAAGATGAAGCGCTTTTGCCAGATGAAGAAGCGTTGCTGTGTGACCATCATGACCGCATGCATGCATTTTTCCTGAGATTTTGGATTTATAAGGAACATCCTTTTCATCCTCGATTGGGAGTGCATCAAAATCAGCACGTAAAGCGACCGTTTTACCCGGCTTTCCACCTTTAATAACAGCCGTTACCCCGTTACCGCCAACACCGGTTTTCACTTCAACGCCAAGGTCCTTATAAAAAGCCTCAATTAAAGCAGGTGTTTCTTTTTCTTCAAAAGAAAGCTCCGGGTGCTGGTGAAGATGCCTGCGGAGTGCAACCATATCGTCATAATAGGAATCTAGTAAGGAAAAAAGTTTTTCATTCATATGTATGCTCCTTTCAGAATAAAACCATTTAATGATGACTCAGTATATCACGGGACCCGAATTTTTTCACTCTTTTGACGACTCATTCAATACTATATAATGGTAGTAGGCAGGGAGGAGGGGAATACCGTGAAAAAATGGTTTTATCCACTGGCAGCTGTAACATTTGCAGCAGTCGTATTATTAGTGATAAATCTGGATGACGGATTGAGCGGCATTGATCAGTTCGGTGCTGACTTTTTTGATGGACTGGACTTTTTATTATTTTTCGGATTTCTTGGAGGAGAATGGTTTTTAGCGACAGCTAGTATCGCAGCAGTACTTTATCTCTGGTTCAGACGGAATCATTATCTTGGCATGATGATTGTACTGCTTGCAGTCGGCGGCGGGAATTATCTCAACAAGCTGATAAAAGTGCTCACTGAACGACCACGGCCTGACGGAGCTGAAGAGAGCTTCAGCTTTCCGAGTGGTCATGCAATGGTAAGTATGATCGCTGCGATTGTGATTATTTATCTTATTACTGAAAAGTCAGGGGATGCTGCCGGGCAGGCATTGATGCTTGCAGTCGGAGTGCTGATTTCCATTCTTGCAGGGCTTAGCAGGCTGCCGGACGGAGCACATTATTTTACAGACGTAATCGGCGGCTGGTTGCTTGGCTATACGTACGCCATTTTGTGCCTGGTTGTATATGAATACCTGATGAAAAGACGCACCTCCGCCTGAAGACTGAGAAAGACTCCTTCCTCTGAAGCTTCAAGAGAGCAGGCAGACCATTTAAAATAAAGCTATGTTAATGTCTTGTGTTATTTTTGCACAGCTGATGATTGTATCGTAAGGAGGCTCATCGCACCCCCTGCGGAAAGCGTCCCCCTGGAGCTACAATTATCAGCCACTTTTAACAATGCTAAAATAAAAGCGCCTGACAGAAAGGTTGAGATGGGATGGAAGGAGTAAATAAAAAGCAGTGGGGCTGCGCAAGCTTTCTGCTCGTATTCGGTCTTCTGCTTTTGATGATTAATCTTGGTTTACTGCAGCTCAAAGGTTCAGCTTCAGGGCTGATCATTCCTATAATCTTATTGATCATTGGAATCGCTCAGCTCATTAAATTCTTTTCAAAAAGAAGAGGGATCTTAAGCGGGCTGATTTTTACGGTATATGGCGGACTGTTAACAGCCGCATTCTTTTCAGAAGATATCGCATTTGGCTATGGGGATATCTGGCGTCTGTGGCCGCTGCTTTTGATCGGGTTTGCGATTTCGCTGATCACTAAAAGAACTTCCATTCACTTCAGCTACGGCGAGCCAAAGGTCGGTGGAAGAAAAGAAGTGAATCCGAAAGAAACATACCGTGAAAAATCAGGCGGGCATGAACATAAATCTCATATTAAGCATGCAATGAGCATTGGTAACGAGGCATTTACGTCAGAAAACTGGGCCCTAGAAAACATGAAGCTTAACAAGTCAGTCGGAAATTATGTTTTCAATTTAAAAAAAGCTTATATTTCTGAAGGTGAAACGATGCTTGATGTGTCAGTCAGGATCGGCAATATCAAAATGACTGTCCCTGAGGAACTGAGCGTTGAGATTACGTCAAATGTTGCTGTCGGTGAAAACGTGCTTTTTAACGACCGGACAGATGGCGCTCAGGCAAGAACACTCAGATTTCGTTCAGATGATTATGATACAGCGCCGAAAAAAGTAAAGATCATCCTGGATGTCAATGTCGGATCCATCAGAATTGACAGGATTTGAGGAGGAGTCATGATCAGAGTAGCGAGTCTTAATCACTGGTTCATTCTGCAATATCTCAGATTCACCGTCTATGGCGCCATTTTGTTATTTACTATTCTGCAACTATATATATTTCTCTCGCCGGATCCATTTTTGAATACTGCTGCTTCACTTGGCGTAGTTGGCATGACATCAGCCATCTTTTTTGCAATGTCGATCTATATCGGCATCCGCTCAGGCAAAATTATGCGTCAGCGTATTCATGGAATGACGGCTTTTGTTGCCAGACTTTCATCCGGGAAAGCCGGTGAAACAATGGAAATTGAAGAAATGGATGACCTCTCAACACTTGAAGAGGCGTTAAATGAACTATCAATTAATATAAATGAACAAACGAAATCCTTACAGCGGATCTCAAGTGAGCGGCTCAACCTTGAAAAACAGGCTCAGCAGGCTGCAATCATTGAAGAGCGTCAACGTCTCGCGCGTGATCTTCATGATTCTGTCAGTCAGCAATTGTTTGCTTTAAATATGCTCTCCTCCGCATCGGTCAGAATGCTTGATGCGAACCAGGAGGATGCAGGTAAGCTTGTCCGTCAGGCTGCAGAAATTGCCGAGAAGGCCCAGGGTGAAATGAGAGCACTTTTGCTGCATCTGAGACCAGTGGACTTAAAAGGAGAGTCCTTATCCACAGGACTTGAAAAGCTGGCCTATGAGCTTGAGCAAAAAACACCCATTACCTTTTCAATGCAGCTTGATCAGATGGAAAAAATCCATGAAAGTGCAGACGAACACCTTTTCAGAGTTGTACAGGAGGCAGTGTCTAATATCCTCAGACACGCGAACGCAACCGAAATCACGATCAGAACTGAAGTAAAAGGATCCTCCTTTTATCTTTTTGTCGGTGATAACGGAGACGGCTTTGACGTAACGGATAAAAAGTGGACCTCTTACGGACTGCAGACGATGAAAGAACGCTGTGAAGAAATAGGCGGTCAATTTGAAATCCGCTCAAAGTCAGGCGAAGGCACTTATATCACAATCAGAATTCCGATCATGGAAGGAGGAGAGTAATGTGACGAAAGTAAAGGTTATGATCGTAGATGATCATGAAATGGTCAGGCTCGGGATTAAATCATATTTACTGACTGAACCCGGTATTGAATTCGTCGGTGAAGCAATCAACGGGAAAGAAGCTGCCGTTCTAGCAGAACAGACTAAGCCGGACGTGATCTTAATGGATCTTCTGATGGAAGGTGGCACAGGCATTGATGCAACAAAAGATATTCTGAGCTTCCTGCCTGATACAAAGATTATCATCCTGACAAGCTACTATGACGATGAACAGGTATTCCCGGCACTTGAAGCAGGTGCCCATAGCTATATACTTAAAACCTCTTCAGCTTCTCAAATCCTTGATACCGTCTACAAAGCGTCAAAAGGAGAATCAGTCATCGAACAACAGGTAGCAAGCAAGCTGATGAACCGTTTCAGAACAAAAGAAAGAGTCCTTCATGAGGATCTTACTGAAAGAGAAATGGATGTACTCAAATGTCTCGGTGACGGACTGACCAATCAGGAAATTGCAGATGAACTATACATAGGAATCAAAACAGTCAAAACGCACGTTAGTAACGTACTCAGCAAGCTTGAAATCAGCGATCGCACGCAGGCGGCGATTTATGCGAACCGGAATGGATTGTTGCGGGGGAAGTAGGGAGGTTAGGCGGCACGGTGGGGACGGAGTTAAGTGGTTCACTTTTAGAATGATTCTAAAAATGACACACACAACTCCGTCCCCGCCGTGCCGCTTTTAAAAAACAAAAAAATCACGCTCAAAAACAAGCGTGATCTTCTCAATTACTGCTCTGTCTGTCCCACATATTTCGTCACAAATGATGAACGCGGGAAGATTGATTTTTGATGATCAAGGCCTTCTGATGTACCGCGTTTTGCATGGGCTTTGTTGTATGACTGTGAGGTCTGCCAGTCTTTGAATGACTTTTCGTCTTCCCACTGAGTCAGCACAACGTATGTGTCTGAATCAACCGGTCTTAATACGCGGATTGCGATAAAGCCGGGCTCTTCTTCAATCAGTCCTGCACGGTTTTTGAAGCGGTGCTCGAATACAGGCCGTCCTTCGTCTGATACAGGGATATTGTTAAAGACGAAAAAGCCGTTTTCAGTCAGCTGGCCGGATTCAGAAAACACTTCATATTTTCTCGGGCTGTTGAACAATGTATCTCCATCAGTTTCATGCACTAACAGCGCAGTATCCTCGCCAAGCATCTGAACCATTGTTTCGTTCGGGTTCTCCTCCTGGAACTTATGTAAAAACTCAGGCGTCCCAAAAGTCATATAAATGTTTTTCATCACAATTCCTCCTCGGGTCATTAGTCCTTAAAATAAAATCAATGTTTCTCTTACGCTGGCTACAATTCTATTTATACCCTTTTTCAACCCGGTTAACCACTTCAAAGTCTTTTCCTGCGTGAGAAAAGAGGAGATTTTATGACATTTACCGGTGTCTGGTATACACTGATATAGAAAAGGGCTATAGTTAAAAACGGATAATAAGAGCGTAGAAAAATTAACAGATTTCTGTCAATTAACTAGCACATTTGAAAGGTGGATTATACTCGTTATGAGTTCATTTAATGATACATTTTTAAAGGCAGCAAGAGGAGAGGCAGTCTCGCACACACCTGTCTGGTATATGAGGCAGGCGGGCCGCTCGCAGCCTGAGTACCGCGCGATAAAAGAGAAATACTCTTTATTTGAAATCACTCACCAGCCTGAGCTTTGCGCATATGTGACCAGACTTCCGGTCGAAAACTACGGTGTGGATGCAGCGGTTCTTTATAAAGACATTATGACGCCGCTTCCTGCAATTGGCGTGGATGTTGAAATTAAGTCAGGTATCGGACCTGTCATTCATAACCCGATTAAATCTGTACAGGATATTGAAAAGCTCGGCATGATTGAGCCGGAAGAGGACGTTCCTTACGTTCTTGATACGATTAAATTACTGACAACTGAACAGCTGAATGTACCGCTGATCGGCTTTGGCGGAGCGCCATTTACACTGGCGAGCTATATGATCGAAGGTGGACCATCAAGAAATTATCATAAGACTAAGGCGTTTATGTATCAGGAAACAAATGCCTGGCATGCATTGATGGACAAGCTTGCTGAGATGACAATCCGTTACACAACTGCACAGGTGAAAGCAGGAGCGGGTACGATTCAGATGTTCGATTCCTGGGTAGGAACGCTGAACGTTCAGGACTACCGCACATACATTAAGCCGCATATGGAAAAAATCTTTGCAGCACTAAAAGAGCTTAATATACCACTGATTATGCACGGCGTTGGGGCAGCGCATCTTGCAAAAGACTGGAATGACCTGCCGCTAGATGTTGTTGGTCTTGACTGGAGACTGTCGATTGAAGAAGCACGTGAAAAAGGCGTAACGAAAACCGTACAGGGGAACCTTGACCCGTCACTATTACTTTGTGACTGGGACATCATTGAAAAACATGTAAAACCGATTTTAGATGCAGGCATGAAGCATCCCGGACACATTTTCAATCTTGGTCACGGTGTTTTCCCTGAGGTACAGCCTGACACGCTGAAAAAGCTGACAGCATTCGTTCAGGAATATACTGCCCGCTAACACATTTAAAAAGCAGATCAATGGAAAGCTTAAGGGTTTGTTTGCTACAACTGTAGAGAAGCACAAATTTTGCTAATGAGGTGGAATAGACATGTCAAAGAAAAAAATGGGACTTCTAGTAATGGCTTACGGTACGCCATATTCAGAGGACGATCTTGAGCGTTATTACACACATATCAGAAGAGGCAGAAAGCCATCTGAAGAATTACTTGAAGACTTAAGAGACCGGTACAATGCAATCGGCGGAATCTCACCGCTTGCCCGTATCACAGAAGAACAGGCAAATGCACTCACTGCGCGCTTAAACGAAGTGCAGGATGACATTGAGTTTGTCATGTACCTTGGTCTGAAACATATTGAACCTTTTGTAGAAGATGCAGTGGATGAAATGAAAAAAGACGGTGTTGAAGAAGCAGTATCAATCGTTCTTGCACCACACTTTTCATCTTACAGCGTAAAGTCTTACAACAAGCGTGCAAAAGACCGCTCTGAAGAAATCGGCGGACCATCCATTACTTCTATTGAGAGCTGGTACGATGAGCCGAAATTTATTCAGTACTGGTCTGAAAAAGTAAAAGACACATTTGACAGCATGACAGATGAGCAGCGTGAAAAAGCAGTGCTGATTGTGTCAGCACACAGCTTGCCTGAAAAAATTCTTGCAGGCGGCGATCCGTATCCTGATCAGCTGAAGGAAACAGCAGATCTGATTGCAGAGCAGGCAGGCGTTAAAAACTATGAAATCGGCTGGCAGAGTGAAGGGAATACACCTGATCCGTGGATCGGACCTGACGTTCAGGATCTGACAAAAGACCTTCATGAAGAGCATGGCTACACTGCATTCGTCTATACTCCAGTAGGTTTCGTATCAGACCACTTAGAAGTGCTTTATGATAACGACTATGAGTGTAAAGTTGTAACAGATGAGATCGGTGCAGACTACTTCCGTCCTGAAATGCCGAATACACAGCCGCTGTTTATTGATGCGATGGTTGACAAAGTAATGAAGACATTAGGTTAATTTATATTCGATTTTATTGAAAATCCAGTTTACAGAAAGTGATGATTACTGTGACACAGTCAAAGCGGAAAATTGTCATTGTTGGCGGCGGGATCACGGGTCTTGCCGCAGCATACCGGGCACAGGAAAAAATTAATAATGAGCAGCTGGACGCAAGCATTACGATTATAGAATCCAATCACCGCCTTGGCGGTAAAATTCAGACAGTCGTACAGGATGGGTTTGTCATCGAGCGTGGTCCGGATTCCTTCCTTGAGCGGAAAGTAAGCATGGGACGGCTGATCAAAGATGTCGGACTTGATCACAAGCTGGTTCCGAATGCAACAGGGCAGGCATTTATCTTAGTCAATGATAAGCTGCATCCAATGCCTGGCGGAGCCATCATGGGCATCCCGACTCAAATCAGGCCTTTTCTGATCACAGATTTAATCTCACTGACTGGAAAGCTGCGGGCAGCCGGTGACTTTGTACTGCCCAAGTCGAACCACGAGCAGGACCAGTCTCTTGGAACATTTTTCAGAAGAAGACTCGGAAATGAAGTTGTAGAGAATCTGATTGAACCTTTATTATCAGGTATTTATGCCGGAGATATTGATCAGATCAGTCTGCAATCCACTTTTCCTCAGTATGGAAAGCTTGAACAGGATCACAGAAGTCTGATCGCCGGGATGAAAAAGACTTCTCCTGCTGCGAGAAGAAAGCCTGGTGCGAAAAAGCAGAGTATGTTTTTAACATTGTCCACGGGTCTTGAATCCCTCGTTGAAAAGATTGAGTCACTGCTGAATGACTGTGAAATCTTAAAAGGCACAAGAGTAGAGTCGATCAGTAAAGATGATAAATATCAGCTGTCTTTAAATAGCGGAGAGGTCATTGAAGCTGATTCAGTCATTTTCACTGTCCCTCATTTCACAGCAGGTGAAGTGTTTGGTGAGGATGGCATGCTGAGTGAAATTGAAGAAGTCCCTGCCACCTCTGTTGCAACAGTTGCAATGGCTTTTGATAAAGGTGATGTAGAGGATATCCTTGATGGCACAGGCTTTGTAGTATCAAGAAATAGTGATTATACGATTACAGCATGCACCTGGACTCACAGAAAGTGGCCGCATACAGTGCCTGAAGGGAAAGTGCTGCTCAGATGCTACGTAGGACGTGCAGGTGATGAGACGGTCGTTGATCTGTCAGATGATCAGATTGAAAAGATCGTCATCGATGATTTAAATAAAATCATTAAAGTAAATAGCAAGCCTGATTTCACCATTGTAACCCGCTGGAAAAAAGCAATGCCACAGTATACTGTCGGTCACAGGGAAAGAATGGCTGATGTCAGAGCAAAGCTTGAAAAAGATTATCCTGGTGTCTATCTAGCCGGCGCATCTTATGACGGCATTGGACTGCCTGACTGTATTGATCAGGGTGAAGCCGCAGCATATAAGGCACTGAATTATATTGCACAATAAAAAAAGCGCCAATTGGCGCTTTTTTTATTGTGTTCCTGCACACTTACTGCAGACAGTTGTATAAGCTTCAGCCTGCTCTTCCATATGTTCTCCACAAGATGCACATTTCTTAGGCGGCAGGTTTCTGAAGAATTCCATTACGTTTTCAAGCATGATCATCAGCCTCTCTTTTTTGTTTTGTACTAGTACTAATTTGTTGTTAAATGTATTGTATTATAACAGTAGAATGAAAGTCAAGGAATATTCTGAAAAAAAGAAGATAAGTGAAAAGAAATTTTTTTTGAAGTATAGTAAGAGGTAGAAAACGCTTAAGAGGAGGCTTTTATCATGCAGGTAACCGTTGTGGGATTTTGGGGAGGCTATCCGGCTGCTGGAGAGGCAAGTACAGGTTATTTAATTGAAGAGGACAATTTCAAGCTGTTACTTGATTGTGGAAGTGGTGTACTAGCACAGCTTCAGCGGTACATTTCACCGGAAGACTTAGATGCTATGCTGATCACACATTATCACGCTGATCACACAGCTGATATCGGCGTATTACACCATGCACTGCTGATTCAGCACTTTTTGCAAAATAAAGATTTACATGTGACAGCATATGGACATCGTGAGGATGAGCAGGGATTTGACATGCTTGCTTATAAAGAGCAGATGAGCAGTGTAGCATATGATCCTGACAAGCCGCTTGAAGTGGGTCCTTTTACAATTACCTTTTTAAAAACAACCCATCCGGTCCCGTGTTATGCTGTACGTATAGAGAGTCAGTCGGGTACGATGGTATTTACAGCAGATTCTGCTTATCAGGAGTCATTTATTCCTTTTGCCAAAGATGCTGACCTGCTGATTGCAGAGTCCAACTTTTATAAAGGAATGGATGCATCAGGCGCAGGCCATATGACAAGTACTGAGGCTGCTGCAATCGCACATGAAGCGGGCGTGAAAACACTGATTCTGAGTCACCTGCCGCATTTTGGTGATCTGAATCAGCTCATAACAGAAGCACAGGAAATATATAGTGGAGAAACACTGCTGGCATCATCAGGTCTGACTATTACATATCAAGGAGGAACATCACATGTTATTTATCGATAATAAAGGCATTACTGATCCGAAGATTAACCTTGCAATTGAAGAATATGCGTTAAAGAATCTAAACGTTGAAGAGGAATCGTATCTGCTCTTCTATATTAATAAACCTTCAATTATTATAGGTAAAAACCAGAATACGATTGAAGAAATTAATACAGACTACGTTGAGAAAAATAATATCCAGGTCGTTCGCAGACTCTCAGGTGGAGGCGCTGTTTATCACGACCTTGGCAACCTGAACTTCAGCTTTATCACAAAAGATGACGGTGAGAGCTTTCATAACTTCCAAAAGTTCACTGAGCCTGTTGTAGACGCACTAAAGCAGATAGGTGTTCCTGCAGAACTGAAAGGAAGAAATGACCTGCTTGTAGGGGAAAGAAAAATCTCAGGTAATGCCCAGTTCTCTACTAAAGGAAGAATGTTCAGCCACGGCACGCTTATGTTTGATTCAGAGATCGATAACGTCGTATCATCACTCAAAGTCAGAAAAGATAAGATTGAATCAAAAGGAATTAAATCAATCCGAAGCCGCGTTGCAAATATTTCTGAATTCCTTGAAGAAAAAGTAACAATTGAAGAGTTCAAGCAGCTCATTTTGCGTCATATTTTCGGAAGTGAAGAAGAAATTAAGGAGTATGTGCTGACAGAAGAGGACTGGAAAAACATACATGAACTGTCTGAACAGCGCTATCAGCAGTGGGAGTGGAATTTCGGAAAATCACCGAAATTTAATCTTCAGCACTCACACCGATTCCCTGTCGGCAGCATTGACGTGCGCCTTGACGTAGAAAAAGGCAGCATCGAAAACTGCAAAATCTACGGTGACTTCTTCGGTGTAGGCGATGTCAGCGAAGTTGAACATAAGTTAATTGGCACACGCTATGAGCGCGCAGAGATTGATAAGGCACTTGAAGACGTTGATCTGAAGCATTACTTCGGAAATGTGGATCGCGAAGAGTTTATTGATTTATTATACTAAGCTTGAATTAAAAGACTGGGTCATTGTCCAGTCTTTTATTTTTTTACAATGAAAGCGTTATCTTGATTACATCACTTTACTCCGTTATAATTAGTGTGAATATTCGCTTCTTTGTGAATTTTAATGAATGACTGTTCATTCACAAGACAGCGGATAGCTAACCAAACGTAAAAGGGGATGGATTGGTTGAATTTATCAAATCGTTTACAGGAAGCTGCTGAGCAGTTTGCCGGTAAGACTGCCTATCATTTTTTAGATCAGTCAGCTACATACGCTGAACTCAACGGTGCTGTAAATAAAATGGCGAATTACTTCGACAGTATTGGCATCAAAAAAGGGGACCACGTTGGATTATTACTTGGAAATTCACCGCATTTTGTGATCGCGATGTATGCTGCGCTCAGAACAGGTGCTACAGTGATCCCGATTAATCCGATTTACACGCCGGATGAGATTGCTTATATCATTCGTGATGGGGACGTCAAAGCAATTGTCGCACTTGATCTGCTGCTGCCGCTAATTGAAAAAGCACATGCTGCACTGCCTTCAGTTGCTCATTATGTTGTGTGTGAAACAGAGCAGGGGACAGCTGAAAAGCTTGAAGCACTGCCGGAAGAAGTGAAAGGGAAGGTCATCGCATTTACACAGGCAATCGGTACACAGCAGCCTGTATTCAAAGGGCCTGAATTAAATGAAGATGATACTGCCATTATTCTTTATACGTCAGGTACAACCGGGAAACCAAAAGGTGCTATGCTTTCGCATAAAAACGTTTATTCAAACGCGAAAGATGTAGCTGAATACCTTGATATTACAAAGGATGACCGCGTCGTTACAACGCTTCCGATGTTCCATGTGTTCGCACTGACAGTTGTTTTGAATGCACCGCTGATCAACGGTGGAACGATGCTCATTGTTCCGAGATTCAGCCCGAAGGATGTATTTGATGTTGTGGAAAAATACAAGGCAACTGTTTTTGCAGGCGTGCCGACGATGTATAATTTCCTGCTTCAGTATCCTGAAGCAGACGGTAGCAGCTTCAAAAGTGTGCGTCTGTGCATCTCAGGTGGAGCTTCAATGCCTGTTGCACTGCTCGAAAACTTTGAAAACAAGTTCAATGTAAGAGTTTCAGAGGGTTATGGTCTCTCAGAAGCTTCACCTGTAACTTGCTTCAATCCGCTTGACCGTGACCGTAAAGCCGGCTCGATCGGCACAACGATTACAAACGTTGAAAATAAAGTCGTCAACGAACTGGGTGAGGAAGTACCGGTTGGTGAAGTAGGTGAGCTAATCGTTAAGGGACCGAATGTAATGAAGGGGTATTACAAGATGCCTGAAGAAACTGAAGTGACAATCCGCGACGGCTGGTTGTATACAGGTGACCTTGCTAAGCAGGATGAAGAAGGCTACTTCTATATCGTTGACCGTAAAAAGGATATGGTGATTGTCGGCGGATATAATGTCTACCCGCGTGAAGTGGAAGAAGTTCTTTACACGCACCCCGCTGTTGTTGAGGCGGCTGTTGTCGGTGTACCGGATCCAAACTTCGGCGAAGCCGTTCATGCATACGTCGTGCTGAAAGATCAGTCCGTTACGAAGGATGATCTGCTCTCGTTCTGTGCTGAAAAACTAGCCAAGTATAAGGTGCCGACAGTGGTTGAATTCATTGAAGAGTTACCTAAGAATACGACAGGTAAAATTTTGAGAAGAGCATTGCGTGATCAGGTGAAGCAGTCATAGCAGGTTAGCATTTTTCGGGAAATGGGGGGAGAGGGGATGTGACCGGAAAATCGTTGGGTGTGACCGGAAAATTTCCGGGCGTGACCCGAAATATCTGTAAGCTGACCGCAGATATCAGCGGTCAGAAACACGTGACCTGAAAAAAAGCACACGTGACCTGAGATTTCCCCAACGTGACCCGAAATATGCCCGGTATGACCTCAAATCCAATCAAAAGAAAAACGGATCAAATAAAAAACCACTCCAGCGATCAGTCTGGAGTGGTTTTTCATGATCCTACATATTCGGCTTCTTATACCCAGCAAAAAATCTCAAAATCAAATTAAAAGGAAACAGAATCGGATAACCGGCAACATCCGCTTTTCTCAAAAACTCAATGAATGAAAGCTTAACCTGGCGCTGCTGCTGGATTTTTTCTTTATTCCCGCGCACTGTCACTCTATAGCCGTCTTCAAGTCCTTCAAGCTTAGCCTCAAAAGGTCCTTTTGCGCCTTTGCGTTCACGTTCAACTTTTGGTTCTTCCATCATGCCATTCACTCCTCATAGTCATTTTGAATTTTTTTGGATAATGCGCTTACCCGGATCAGACCGAATAAAGTGAGTAATCCTGCACCGCCTGCAATCAGCCATTCCTCAAGGAAGACTGCGCCGTGAAGGGCAGTGAATGGGATCAGTGTGAAATAGACTGTTTCACGCCGTCTCCCTGCGAGGTCCTTCATCCGGCTGTCTTTTTTGCGGTATGCTTCCATTGATCTTCTGTAGCGTTTCGGTTCTTCAAGTGCATCAAGTAATTTTGAAGGAGCGGACAGATAGGGCTGAATTGTTCTCAGCACTGTTTGTCCAATATTGCCTTCTCCTCCGCGCTCAGTCGCCCAGCGGACAATCGTTGGGCGTGCCATTTCAATAAAGTCAGCTTCAGGATAGATTGTATAAATGACGCCTGTAAAAGTGGAGAGCGCTCTGCCGAAGAATGCGAATTCAGTTGGCAGCTGGATCGGCTGGGTTCTGACGATATCCTGCACGTCTTCAAGCAGCTTTTCCATCATCAGGCTTTCCCCGTCCTGCCAGTCACCACTTTTGTAGACAGCTACGACGCGTTCGACAATCTCTTCAAGAATATTTTTATCTGCTGAAGGCAGAAGAAACTTCATATCTTCAAGGGCACTGACAACTTCGCCGTACCGTTCAAAGATGACGCCTTCAACAGCACGCTGTACAGCTTCAGCATCATTTTTACGAATGACACCTACCATTCCGAAGTCAATCAGTACAATGGTGCCGTCAGACTTGATCAGAATATTGCCGCCGTGCGGATCCGCATGAAACATGCCTTCATTTAACAGTTGATCTACAAATAACAGAAGCAATCTCTCCGCCAGGTCTTCACGATTCAGTTCGTGCTTATCAAGAAAGGAGAGATCAGTAATTTTAGATCCTTCAATCCATTCCATCACAAGCACGCGGCGGGTTGTGTATTCTTCATAGTATCTTGGGACGATCACGCCTTCAGTGTCTTTGAAGCGCTCACCGAAAGCTACCCCGTTTTGCAGCTCTTTCTTAAAGTTCAGCTCATCACCAATGACATTGACCATTTCACTAT
This region of Jeotgalibacillus malaysiensis genomic DNA includes:
- a CDS encoding lipoate-protein ligase A is translated as MLFIDNKGITDPKINLAIEEYALKNLNVEEESYLLFYINKPSIIIGKNQNTIEEINTDYVEKNNIQVVRRLSGGGAVYHDLGNLNFSFITKDDGESFHNFQKFTEPVVDALKQIGVPAELKGRNDLLVGERKISGNAQFSTKGRMFSHGTLMFDSEIDNVVSSLKVRKDKIESKGIKSIRSRVANISEFLEEKVTIEEFKQLILRHIFGSEEEIKEYVLTEEDWKNIHELSEQRYQQWEWNFGKSPKFNLQHSHRFPVGSIDVRLDVEKGSIENCKIYGDFFGVGDVSEVEHKLIGTRYERAEIDKALEDVDLKHYFGNVDREEFIDLLY
- a CDS encoding long-chain fatty acid--CoA ligase, which encodes MNLSNRLQEAAEQFAGKTAYHFLDQSATYAELNGAVNKMANYFDSIGIKKGDHVGLLLGNSPHFVIAMYAALRTGATVIPINPIYTPDEIAYIIRDGDVKAIVALDLLLPLIEKAHAALPSVAHYVVCETEQGTAEKLEALPEEVKGKVIAFTQAIGTQQPVFKGPELNEDDTAIILYTSGTTGKPKGAMLSHKNVYSNAKDVAEYLDITKDDRVVTTLPMFHVFALTVVLNAPLINGGTMLIVPRFSPKDVFDVVEKYKATVFAGVPTMYNFLLQYPEADGSSFKSVRLCISGGASMPVALLENFENKFNVRVSEGYGLSEASPVTCFNPLDRDRKAGSIGTTITNVENKVVNELGEEVPVGEVGELIVKGPNVMKGYYKMPEETEVTIRDGWLYTGDLAKQDEEGYFYIVDRKKDMVIVGGYNVYPREVEEVLYTHPAVVEAAVVGVPDPNFGEAVHAYVVLKDQSVTKDDLLSFCAEKLAKYKVPTVVEFIEELPKNTTGKILRRALRDQVKQS